Proteins encoded in a region of the Dorea longicatena genome:
- the araA gene encoding L-arabinose isomerase, with translation MLKTKNYQFWFCTGSQDLYGDECLAHVAEHSKIIVDALNKSGNLPYEVVWKPTMITNEVIRKTFNEANTDENCAGVITWMHTFSPAKSWILGLQEYRKPLLHLHTQFNREIPYDTIDMDFMNENQAAHGDREYGHIFSRLNMERKVVAGYWEDEDVQKQIGSWMRTAVGVVESSHVRVMRVADNMRNVAVTEGDKVEAQIKFGWEVDAYPVNEVVEAVNAVSQADIDTLVEEYYDKYDILLEGRDEKEFREHVAVQAGIELGFERFLDENNYQAVVTHFGDLGGLKQLPGLAMQRLMEKGYGFGAEGDWKTAAMVRVMKIMTQGMKDAKGTSFMEDYTYNLVSGKEGVLEAHMLEVCPTIADGKISIKEQPLSMGNREDPARLVFTSKTGPAIATSLIDLGDRFRLIINDVDCKKTEKPMPKLPVATAFWTPQPNLKVGTEAWILAGGAHHTAFSYDLTAEQMGDWAACMGIEAVYIDKDTTIRQFKNELLWNSVAYRK, from the coding sequence ATGTTAAAAACAAAGAATTATCAGTTTTGGTTCTGCACAGGATCACAGGATCTTTATGGAGATGAGTGTCTTGCACACGTAGCAGAGCATTCAAAGATTATCGTAGATGCATTGAACAAATCAGGAAACCTTCCATATGAAGTAGTATGGAAACCAACCATGATCACAAACGAAGTAATCAGAAAGACATTCAACGAAGCTAACACAGACGAGAACTGTGCCGGTGTTATCACATGGATGCATACATTCTCTCCTGCAAAATCATGGATCTTAGGATTACAGGAATACAGAAAACCATTACTTCACTTACATACACAGTTCAACCGTGAAATCCCATACGACACAATCGACATGGACTTCATGAACGAGAACCAGGCAGCACATGGTGACAGAGAGTACGGACACATCTTCAGCCGTCTGAACATGGAACGCAAAGTTGTTGCAGGATACTGGGAAGACGAAGACGTTCAGAAACAGATTGGATCATGGATGCGTACAGCAGTAGGTGTTGTAGAAAGCAGCCACGTCAGAGTTATGCGTGTAGCTGACAACATGAGAAACGTAGCCGTAACAGAAGGCGACAAAGTAGAAGCTCAGATCAAATTCGGATGGGAAGTAGATGCTTATCCTGTAAATGAAGTTGTAGAAGCTGTTAATGCAGTATCTCAGGCTGATATCGACACATTAGTAGAAGAATACTATGACAAATATGACATCCTTCTTGAAGGAAGAGATGAGAAAGAATTCCGTGAGCATGTAGCAGTACAGGCTGGAATCGAACTTGGATTTGAAAGATTCCTGGATGAGAATAACTATCAGGCAGTTGTAACACACTTCGGAGATCTTGGCGGACTGAAACAGCTTCCAGGACTTGCAATGCAGAGACTGATGGAAAAAGGATACGGATTCGGAGCAGAAGGTGACTGGAAGACAGCTGCTATGGTTCGTGTTATGAAGATCATGACTCAGGGAATGAAGGACGCTAAGGGAACTTCATTCATGGAAGATTACACATACAACCTTGTATCAGGTAAAGAAGGCGTTCTGGAAGCTCACATGCTGGAAGTTTGCCCGACAATCGCAGATGGCAAGATCAGCATCAAAGAGCAGCCACTTAGCATGGGTAACAGAGAAGATCCTGCAAGACTTGTATTCACATCTAAGACAGGTCCGGCTATCGCAACATCTCTGATCGACCTTGGTGACAGATTCCGTCTGATCATCAACGATGTAGACTGCAAGAAGACAGAGAAACCAATGCCAAAACTTCCAGTAGCAACAGCATTCTGGACACCACAGCCGAACTTAAAGGTTGGAACAGAAGCATGGATCCTGGCAGGAGGAGCTCACCACACAGCATTCTCTTATGATTTAACAGCAGAGCAGATGGGTGACTGGGCAGCATGCATGGGAATCGAAGCTGTATACATTGATAAGGATACAACAATCAGACAGTTCAAGAATGAACTCCTGTGGAACAGCGTTGCATACCGCAAATAA
- a CDS encoding AraC family transcriptional regulator has translation MNLSDFCRRITGPDTRLLPENHKLGARLVCPEYSKSVQEVKTYPLLGQDRSFLLCWNFDSPGNLYATMMPSPENFCYHYSYSEGKYTQLHTHDYLELSYVVEGEFHQRILNKDVVFQKGDLCLIDKNCLHQDCLTDQSGVVLFIGIANDMFTEIMNENSTPQKILSFLQSALLKQKDVQQFLHFRPSDGASESLDDSLLLLLKESYSPDSGSRYITKGLLFRIFRILSTQYDFSLSKEQKQTMNWIVFEEISDYIRAHFRDITIQDLVDEFHYQEDYFNRLIKRKTGLTYSAYVQQIRLERAEHLLVSTDKSIEEIADSVGYHNKGYFYKLFQEKYEETPASYRRHTR, from the coding sequence ATGAATTTATCCGATTTTTGCCGCCGGATCACAGGACCCGATACACGGCTTCTTCCGGAAAACCATAAATTAGGCGCAAGACTTGTCTGTCCGGAATATTCCAAATCCGTTCAGGAAGTCAAGACGTATCCGTTACTCGGTCAGGACCGCAGCTTCTTATTATGCTGGAACTTCGATTCTCCCGGTAACCTGTATGCAACGATGATGCCGTCTCCGGAGAATTTCTGCTATCATTATTCCTATTCGGAAGGGAAATATACGCAGCTTCACACGCATGATTATCTGGAACTTTCCTATGTTGTGGAAGGAGAATTTCACCAACGGATATTGAATAAAGATGTAGTCTTTCAGAAAGGTGATCTCTGCCTGATCGACAAAAACTGTCTGCACCAGGACTGCCTGACAGACCAGTCTGGGGTCGTACTTTTTATCGGAATTGCCAACGATATGTTTACGGAGATCATGAATGAGAACAGTACCCCGCAGAAGATTCTTTCCTTCCTGCAGTCTGCATTGTTAAAGCAAAAGGATGTCCAGCAATTTCTGCATTTCCGACCATCCGACGGGGCAAGCGAATCTCTGGACGACAGTCTTTTGTTGCTTTTGAAAGAATCTTATTCGCCGGACAGTGGTTCCAGATATATTACAAAAGGTCTGTTATTCCGGATCTTCCGGATCTTAAGTACACAGTATGATTTTTCTCTTTCCAAAGAGCAGAAGCAGACGATGAACTGGATCGTATTCGAAGAGATTTCGGACTATATCCGGGCACATTTCAGAGATATCACCATCCAGGATCTGGTGGATGAATTCCACTATCAGGAGGATTACTTCAACCGCCTGATCAAACGAAAGACCGGACTTACCTATTCCGCTTATGTCCAGCAGATCCGGCTGGAACGTGCGGAACATCTGCTTGTGTCGACTGACAAGAGTATCGAAGAGATTGCCGATTCGGTAGGATATCATAACAAGGGATATTTCTACAAATTATTTCAGGAAAAATACGAAGAGACACCTGCAAGTTACAGACGTCATACAAGATAA
- the atpC gene encoding ATP synthase F1 subunit epsilon produces the protein MSTFSLKIISTDKVFYDGKCEYLVIPTIDGEKGILAHHENMVIAVEIGELRFRKPDGEWVTAVVSKGFAEIVNNRASVLVNTAERPEDIDVKRAEEAKERAEEQLRQKQSIQEYYLSQASMARAMTRLKASRNRRGDI, from the coding sequence ATGAGCACATTTTCATTGAAAATTATATCTACGGATAAGGTCTTCTACGATGGTAAATGTGAATATCTGGTCATCCCGACGATCGACGGGGAGAAAGGTATTCTGGCTCATCATGAGAACATGGTCATCGCAGTGGAGATCGGAGAACTGCGTTTCCGCAAGCCTGATGGTGAGTGGGTAACAGCGGTTGTATCCAAGGGATTTGCAGAGATCGTGAATAACCGTGCTTCTGTACTGGTTAATACGGCAGAGCGTCCGGAAGACATCGATGTGAAGCGTGCAGAGGAAGCAAAGGAACGTGCCGAAGAACAGCTTCGTCAGAAGCAGAGCATTCAGGAGTATTATCTGTCACAGGCTTCTATGGCCCGTGCCATGACACGACTGAAAGCGTCCAGAAACAGACGCGGGGATATTTAG
- the atpD gene encoding F0F1 ATP synthase subunit beta translates to MTKGRIVQVMGPVVDVEFNSREELPFIKDALEVDNGGKRCVMEVAQHVGNNIARCIMLASSEGLQKGMEVTATGAGIKVPVGEKTLGRLFNVLGETIDNGEPIKDSEEWVIHRKAPSFEEQSPAVEVLETGIKVIDLLTPYAKGGKIGLFGGAGVGKTVLIQELIHNIATEHGGYSIFTGVGERSREGNDLWTEMRESGVLDKTALVFGQMNEPPGSRMRVAETGLTMAEYFRDVEHQNVLLFIDNIFRFVQAGSEVSALLGRMPSAVGYQPTLANEMGALQERIASTKNGSVTSVQAVYVPADDLTDPAPATTFSHLDATTVLSRKIVEQGIYPAVDPLDSTSRILEPAVVGEEHYQVARKVQEILQKYKELQDIIAILGMEELSEEDKMTVARARKIQKFLSQPFSVAETFTGVPGKYVPLKETVRGFKAIIDGEMDEYPENAFFNVGTIEDVIAKAKAEGVA, encoded by the coding sequence ATGACAAAAGGAAGAATCGTACAGGTCATGGGACCTGTCGTAGACGTAGAATTTAATAGTAGAGAAGAACTTCCATTTATCAAAGATGCTCTGGAAGTAGACAATGGCGGAAAACGCTGCGTCATGGAAGTAGCCCAGCATGTAGGTAACAACATTGCACGTTGTATCATGCTGGCTTCCAGTGAAGGTCTGCAGAAGGGAATGGAAGTTACCGCTACCGGAGCTGGTATCAAAGTGCCGGTAGGTGAGAAGACTCTGGGACGTCTGTTCAATGTACTTGGAGAGACAATCGATAACGGAGAACCAATTAAAGACAGCGAAGAATGGGTTATCCACAGAAAAGCACCAAGCTTTGAAGAGCAGAGCCCTGCTGTCGAAGTATTAGAGACAGGAATCAAGGTCATCGACCTTCTGACACCTTACGCAAAAGGTGGTAAGATCGGTCTGTTCGGTGGTGCCGGTGTAGGTAAGACCGTACTGATCCAGGAACTGATCCATAACATCGCAACAGAGCATGGTGGATATTCCATCTTCACCGGTGTCGGAGAGCGTTCCCGTGAAGGTAATGACTTATGGACAGAAATGAGAGAATCAGGCGTACTTGATAAGACAGCCTTGGTATTCGGACAGATGAATGAGCCGCCTGGATCTCGTATGCGTGTCGCTGAGACAGGACTTACAATGGCAGAATATTTCCGTGATGTAGAGCATCAGAACGTGCTTCTCTTCATCGACAATATCTTCCGTTTCGTACAGGCAGGTTCCGAAGTATCCGCACTTCTCGGACGTATGCCGTCAGCCGTAGGTTATCAGCCGACACTGGCAAATGAAATGGGTGCCCTTCAGGAACGTATCGCTTCTACAAAGAACGGATCTGTAACATCAGTTCAGGCCGTATATGTACCAGCCGATGACTTAACTGACCCGGCTCCTGCAACAACATTCTCACATCTGGATGCGACAACCGTACTTTCCAGAAAGATCGTTGAGCAGGGTATCTACCCAGCCGTAGATCCACTGGATTCTACATCCCGTATCCTGGAGCCTGCAGTTGTAGGTGAGGAGCACTACCAGGTAGCACGTAAGGTACAGGAGATCCTGCAGAAGTACAAAGAGTTACAGGACATCATCGCAATCCTCGGTATGGAAGAATTATCCGAAGAGGATAAGATGACAGTAGCCCGTGCAAGAAAGATCCAGAAATTCCTGTCACAGCCATTCTCAGTAGCTGAGACATTTACCGGTGTTCCTGGAAAATATGTTCCACTGAAAGAAACTGTTCGTGGATTCAAAGCGATCATCGACGGTGAGATGGATGAATATCCGGAAAATGCATTCTTCAATGTAGGTACGATCGAAGACGTGATCGCTAAGGCGAAGGCAGAAGGAGTGGCTTAG
- the atpG gene encoding ATP synthase F1 subunit gamma has product MANAKEIKERMASIEETRKITNAMYLISSSKMKQAKKKLADTEPFFYAMQAEIARILRHVPDMHSQFFDGRESIPAEERKIGYIVVTADKGLAGAYNHNVIKATEELLKKPGKHKLFVLGEAGRQYFAKREGIEMDTQFRYTVQNPTLHRSRIISSEMVEQFRNGDLDEIHIVYTRMINAMTAETEEQKLLPMKKTTFLPEDMPALVGTGLYQEDMVFWPSTHSVMANIVPNYINGIVYGCLVEAYCSEHNARMQAMQNATDSATDMLNELNITYNRVRQADITQELTEIIGGANAQKRK; this is encoded by the coding sequence ATGGCAAATGCAAAAGAGATTAAGGAAAGAATGGCCAGCATCGAAGAGACGAGAAAGATAACAAATGCCATGTATCTGATCTCTTCTTCGAAGATGAAACAGGCCAAGAAAAAGCTTGCTGACACAGAACCTTTCTTCTATGCCATGCAGGCAGAGATCGCCAGAATTTTGCGGCATGTGCCGGATATGCACAGCCAGTTCTTTGATGGCCGTGAGAGTATCCCGGCTGAGGAAAGAAAGATTGGCTATATCGTTGTCACCGCAGATAAAGGACTTGCAGGAGCATATAATCATAACGTGATCAAGGCAACGGAAGAACTGTTAAAAAAACCGGGAAAACACAAATTATTCGTACTTGGAGAAGCTGGAAGACAGTACTTTGCCAAGAGGGAAGGAATTGAGATGGATACTCAGTTCCGTTACACCGTTCAGAATCCGACATTACACAGATCGAGAATCATTTCTTCGGAGATGGTAGAGCAGTTCAGAAATGGAGATCTGGACGAGATCCACATCGTATATACACGTATGATCAATGCAATGACAGCAGAGACGGAGGAACAGAAGCTTCTTCCTATGAAGAAGACAACCTTCCTTCCGGAAGATATGCCGGCTCTTGTCGGAACCGGACTGTATCAGGAAGATATGGTGTTCTGGCCATCTACACACAGTGTGATGGCGAACATTGTTCCGAACTACATCAACGGTATCGTATATGGATGCCTGGTAGAGGCCTACTGCAGTGAGCATAATGCCAGAATGCAGGCAATGCAGAATGCAACAGACAGTGCAACAGATATGCTGAATGAATTAAATATTACTTATAACCGTGTCCGTCAGGCAGACATCACACAGGAATTGACAGAGATCATCGGCGGAGCCAATGCGCAGAAACGGAAGTAA
- the atpA gene encoding F0F1 ATP synthase subunit alpha, translated as MEVKELSAISSDEIISILKEEIKNYDVISRDQEVGTVISVGDGIASVYGIDHAMYGEIVTLETGLKGMVQDIKENEISCILFGDDSEIKQGTKVCRTGKKAGIPVGEGYIGRIVDALGAPIDGKGEIKADGYRPVENEAPGIVDRKSVSVPLETGILSIDSMFPIGRGQRELIIGDRQTGKTSIATDTIINQKGKDVICIYVAIGQKASTVARLVNDLKAHDALDYTTVFCSTASECAPLQYIVPYSATALAEYFMYQGKDVLIVYDDLSKHAVAYRAISLLLGRSPGREAYPGDVFYLHSRLLERSSRLSEEAGGGSITALPIIETQAGDVSAYIPTNVISITDGQIFLESDLFNAGMRPAVNVGLSVSRVGGAAQTKAMKKASGSVRIDLAQAREMESFTQFSSDLDEATKNQLKYGSCLTELLKQPLGRPLSLHEQVITLCVATNKLMLDIDTKKIKEFQMDMLAFFDREHKEIGKAIDEKKVLDDELKEQILAAAKEFKERR; from the coding sequence ATGGAGGTGAAGGAATTGAGTGCAATCAGCTCAGATGAAATTATCTCTATATTAAAAGAAGAGATAAAGAATTATGATGTAATAAGCAGAGATCAGGAAGTTGGTACCGTTATCTCTGTTGGTGATGGAATCGCCTCCGTATACGGAATCGACCACGCAATGTATGGCGAGATCGTCACATTGGAGACTGGTCTTAAGGGTATGGTACAGGATATCAAGGAAAATGAGATCAGCTGTATCCTGTTCGGAGATGATTCAGAGATCAAACAGGGCACAAAAGTGTGCCGTACAGGTAAAAAAGCAGGTATTCCGGTAGGTGAAGGCTATATCGGAAGAATCGTAGATGCTCTTGGAGCACCAATCGACGGAAAAGGTGAGATCAAAGCCGACGGATATCGTCCGGTAGAGAATGAGGCACCGGGAATCGTTGACCGTAAGTCGGTAAGCGTTCCGCTTGAGACAGGTATCCTTTCAATCGATTCCATGTTCCCAATCGGACGTGGACAGAGAGAGTTGATCATCGGTGACAGACAGACAGGTAAGACATCCATTGCAACCGATACGATCATCAACCAGAAGGGAAAAGATGTCATCTGTATCTATGTAGCCATCGGACAGAAAGCATCAACCGTAGCAAGACTTGTAAATGACTTAAAAGCACATGATGCACTGGATTACACCACGGTATTCTGCTCAACAGCCAGTGAGTGTGCACCGCTTCAGTATATCGTACCTTATTCAGCAACAGCACTTGCAGAGTATTTCATGTATCAGGGAAAAGATGTATTGATCGTATATGATGATCTTTCCAAACATGCGGTAGCTTACCGTGCCATTTCTCTGTTACTTGGACGTTCACCTGGACGAGAAGCTTATCCTGGTGATGTATTCTACTTACATTCAAGACTGCTTGAACGAAGCAGCCGATTAAGCGAGGAAGCAGGCGGTGGTTCTATCACAGCACTTCCGATCATTGAGACACAGGCAGGAGATGTATCTGCATACATTCCTACCAACGTTATCTCCATCACAGACGGACAGATCTTCCTGGAGAGTGACCTGTTCAATGCCGGTATGCGTCCGGCCGTTAACGTTGGTCTTTCTGTATCCCGTGTAGGTGGAGCTGCACAGACAAAGGCTATGAAGAAAGCCAGTGGTAGTGTTCGTATCGACCTGGCACAGGCACGAGAGATGGAATCATTTACCCAGTTCAGTTCAGACCTTGACGAGGCAACAAAGAATCAGCTGAAATACGGAAGTTGTCTGACAGAACTTTTGAAACAGCCTCTGGGACGTCCGTTAAGTCTTCATGAGCAGGTTATCACACTTTGTGTCGCTACTAATAAACTGATGCTTGATATTGACACAAAGAAGATCAAAGAATTCCAGATGGATATGCTTGCATTCTTCGACAGAGAACATAAAGAAATCGGCAAAGCGATCGATGAGAAGAAAGTTCTGGATGATGAACTGAAAGAGCAGATTCTTGCAGCAGCAAAGGAATTCAAGGAAAGAAGATAA
- the atpH gene encoding ATP synthase F1 subunit delta, which translates to MTAKNRKEAEPVFCQVAALRYAKVLNELGISKEAVLEAGNIFEKSQELKAALVNPVITKETKHNIIDKVFSEEMRTFLKVVCDHEKMTIAEQIFAAYEELQNQAAGVKTVYLRYTALPSEEQKKQMGDFIKKKYGAGDIKWVMAEDKALIGGFILQVDGKEYDYSVQGRLNRLERKLTN; encoded by the coding sequence ATGACAGCGAAGAATAGAAAAGAAGCAGAGCCGGTATTCTGCCAGGTGGCAGCCCTCCGGTATGCGAAAGTTCTGAATGAACTTGGTATTTCGAAAGAAGCTGTCCTGGAGGCAGGGAATATTTTCGAAAAATCACAGGAATTGAAAGCAGCACTGGTTAATCCAGTGATCACAAAAGAGACAAAACACAATATCATTGATAAAGTATTTTCAGAAGAAATGAGAACATTTCTGAAGGTTGTCTGCGATCATGAAAAGATGACGATCGCAGAACAGATCTTTGCGGCATACGAAGAATTACAGAATCAGGCAGCAGGAGTTAAGACAGTCTATCTTCGTTATACAGCGCTTCCAAGTGAAGAACAAAAGAAACAGATGGGTGACTTTATCAAGAAGAAATACGGTGCCGGAGACATCAAATGGGTTATGGCAGAAGACAAGGCACTGATCGGCGGATTCATCCTGCAGGTTGACGGAAAAGAATATGACTACAGTGTGCAGGGCCGTCTGAACCGCTTAGAGCGGAAATTAACGAATTAA
- the atpF gene encoding F0F1 ATP synthase subunit B, which translates to MLRIDFNLVLTIINLIVLYLILRKFLFRPVMDIMEKREKMIADGISHANEEQDKAHALKKQYEDALNGAKEESTKMIEQAKLDAKQEYNQILNEANEKADKVMKTARESLNQEREQAFDDMKAQVAGLAMDAAKKILLENADNISGVNAYDQFLKDAGDSHDSEE; encoded by the coding sequence ATGCTGAGAATAGATTTTAATCTGGTACTGACGATCATCAACCTGATCGTTCTGTATCTGATTCTCAGAAAATTCCTGTTTCGCCCGGTCATGGACATTATGGAAAAGCGGGAAAAGATGATTGCAGACGGAATCAGCCACGCGAATGAAGAGCAGGACAAAGCCCATGCTCTGAAGAAACAGTATGAAGATGCACTGAATGGAGCAAAAGAAGAATCCACAAAGATGATCGAACAGGCGAAACTGGATGCAAAACAGGAATACAACCAGATCCTGAACGAGGCTAACGAAAAGGCAGACAAGGTTATGAAGACAGCAAGAGAAAGCCTGAATCAGGAAAGAGAACAGGCCTTTGATGATATGAAGGCACAGGTTGCAGGGCTGGCAATGGATGCTGCGAAGAAGATATTACTTGAGAATGCTGACAACATAAGCGGCGTGAATGCATATGACCAGTTTTTGAAAGATGCAGGTGATTCCCATGACAGCGAAGAATAG